The Candidatus Koribacter versatilis Ellin345 genome has a segment encoding these proteins:
- a CDS encoding zinc ribbon domain-containing protein, which produces MANFCTKCGTPSSGAAFCAKCGANLGGQPVPPPVQAAAAPAPAPAPVATYTPAPPAPHKGMSTLAKVAIAFFVVVVLVGAAGVVGAIYVAHRVKQKVNEVTGGMLSDTHSHSSSTSANSSPAFGDVCRFLSKDEVSRALNVTVVGTKSEGDSCSYLVHGNTADLTAKHIAAIGGGKGADAQQQNMIQNFAGTIFKSQTTEGHEPTSDANGNAPVLVVGLAENGVEQMRLERGVIGRFPGSEQLPGIGDEAFVAGDIMITARKGNRLLRLMYSTCPCTTKEVSPLARKVATEM; this is translated from the coding sequence ATGGCAAACTTCTGTACCAAGTGTGGGACGCCGAGTTCCGGCGCAGCGTTCTGTGCGAAGTGTGGCGCGAACCTCGGCGGTCAACCAGTGCCGCCTCCCGTCCAGGCGGCTGCTGCTCCGGCACCTGCGCCCGCTCCGGTTGCGACCTACACTCCCGCTCCGCCTGCGCCGCACAAAGGGATGAGCACGCTGGCCAAGGTAGCGATCGCGTTCTTCGTGGTCGTGGTCTTGGTCGGAGCAGCCGGGGTGGTAGGCGCCATCTACGTAGCCCACCGCGTGAAACAAAAGGTCAACGAGGTCACGGGGGGCATGCTGTCGGACACGCACTCCCACTCCTCTTCGACTTCCGCAAATTCGTCGCCCGCATTCGGCGACGTTTGCCGTTTTCTCAGCAAGGACGAGGTGAGTCGCGCACTGAACGTCACGGTCGTCGGTACCAAGTCAGAGGGCGATAGCTGTTCGTACCTCGTGCATGGCAACACCGCCGACCTCACCGCCAAACACATCGCAGCGATCGGCGGCGGCAAGGGGGCGGACGCCCAGCAGCAAAACATGATCCAGAATTTCGCGGGCACGATCTTCAAATCGCAAACCACAGAAGGTCACGAGCCTACTTCCGACGCCAACGGCAACGCTCCCGTGCTCGTCGTTGGCCTCGCTGAAAACGGAGTGGAGCAGATGCGTCTCGAGAGAGGCGTGATCGGACGCTTCCCCGGTTCCGAGCAGTTGCCCGGTATTGGCGATGAAGCGTTCGTGGCCGGCGACATCATGATTACCGCGCGCAAAGGCAACCGCCTGCTGCGCCTCATGTACAGCACCTGCCCCTGCACGACGAAGGAAGTCAGCCCACTCGCCCGGAAGGTTGCCACGGAGATGTAA
- a CDS encoding class I SAM-dependent methyltransferase codes for MHLLLIVKVVAMVGLIAWLLRQFRKPSGWLGRGIARSMNVSHGQMTDWGLQQVAVARDAAILDVGCGGGETVRKLAEMAPAGSVVGVDLSAASVAVARKTNAAQVAAGRVRIEEGSVAALPFVDASFDVVTAVETHYYWPDLPANVREIRRVLKPGGSFALIAEAYRGGPLGLLYAVVMPLLGGKLLSDKEHRDLLVQAGFVDVATHHQKGTNWICAVGKREP; via the coding sequence GTGCACCTTCTGTTGATCGTCAAAGTTGTCGCGATGGTGGGGTTGATCGCCTGGCTGCTTCGGCAATTTCGCAAGCCGAGCGGGTGGTTGGGGCGTGGCATCGCGCGCTCCATGAACGTGAGTCACGGCCAGATGACGGACTGGGGGCTGCAACAGGTCGCGGTGGCGCGCGATGCCGCCATTCTCGACGTGGGGTGTGGGGGCGGCGAGACGGTGCGGAAGCTTGCCGAGATGGCGCCGGCGGGAAGCGTGGTGGGAGTGGATTTGTCGGCCGCCAGCGTGGCCGTGGCGCGGAAAACGAACGCGGCGCAGGTTGCGGCGGGACGCGTCCGGATCGAAGAGGGCTCGGTGGCGGCGCTCCCATTCGTAGACGCCTCGTTCGATGTGGTGACGGCGGTGGAGACGCACTACTACTGGCCGGACCTGCCGGCCAACGTCCGCGAGATTAGAAGGGTGCTGAAGCCGGGCGGTTCGTTTGCGCTGATCGCGGAAGCCTATCGCGGAGGACCGCTTGGCCTGCTTTACGCGGTGGTGATGCCGCTGCTCGGGGGCAAACTCCTCTCGGACAAAGAGCACCGCGATCTGCTCGTCCAGGCTGGGTTCGTCGATGTGGCGACGCACCATCAGAAGGGCACGAACTGGATCTGCGCGGTGGGGAAGCGAGAGCCGTAA